TTAACACCCATGAATTCAGTCCGTGGTCAGGGATAGGAGACTGTGACTACAAGCAAGGGAGGTAGGGGGGTTCAGGAGGTAGCGCTGAATGAGCCTCAGCTCTTTAAATCATCTAACAGGTCTGGTAACCTTTCTCCCTGTGTGGAGGGGAACAGGGCCAATAAGGACGATAAGCAAATTCACCATAGCACCATGAGAAAGAAAAGATAAGTGTTCTTGTAATTGGGGATAGTATAGTCAGAGGAATAGACATTGTTCTCTTTGGCTGCAATCAAGAGCCTAAAAGTTGTGTTGGCTGCGTGGATCAGGATATCTCATGTGGGCGGTAGAAGAGCTTGGAgtggaggggaaagatccagttgtcatggccCACATAGGTACCAGTGATGTAGGTACAATGAGGCAAGAGGTTCTGCTGACGGAATATGAGCTGCCAGTAGCTAACGTAAAAAGCAGTAGGAGAGAGATAAACTGACTatggctaaccaaggaagttaagtaCAGTGTTaggttgaaagaaaaagcataataGGAGGCAAAAGCCAATGATAGGCCCAAacactgggataaattcagattCCAGCAAAGAAAgactaaaaagataataaagcAAGAGAAGTAAACTACAAGGtcaaacaaaattaattaaaaacaaCTGACAATAAGCActtcttaaaataaataaaaaggaagagcCAAGTCAAAGTGAACAAAGGTCCCTTAGAAAAATTAATTTGAGGATGTGGTGATGAGGAACAAGAAAGTTGCAGAACAGTTAAAACAgatactttgcgtcagtcttttATGGTGAAACATACCTTGAACTTCctattaatactaaagaatagaGGGGAGCAATTAAGTGCCAGCAACATCACTAGAGAATTGAAACTGGCAAATTAATGGGACTAAAGGCAAATAAGTCCCCTGGCCTTGTTGGCTTTCTTCCAGGATCATAACAGAGGTAGCTATAGAGACAATGGTTGCATTGATTATAATTTTGCAAAAATCCTTACACTCTGGAAAAGTATCAGAGGATTGGATTAGCACAGTTACTAAATTGGCTAAAGGGCAGGAAAAATGTATGAagataaggggttctttttcaagTTGGCACCCTGTGACCAGTGACCAGTgacagggatcagtgatgggacTGTAATAGTTTACAAGTTATGTTAATGACTTGAAGGAAGGAAACAATAATATTATTGCCAAATTTttagacaacacaaaaataggtggaaaggcagattgCATGAGGGTTACAAACAGCTTACAGGGAGATACTGATAGGCTAggtaagtgggcaaaaaattggcaaatggagtaacatgtgggaaaatgtgaaattgttcattttggaagggagaacagagAACGAAGTATTATTTatatggagaaaaactgcagagagTTGCAATGCAAAATAATTGGGGacacttgtacatgaaacacagaaacctAGCACACAGGTACTGCAGGTaaccaggaaggctaatggaatgttggctttcattttAAGAGGTTGGAACATAAGTGTAGGGGAATCTTACTGCAACTATACAAGGTGCTATTGAGGCCACATCTGGGACTATGAGCTATTTTGATTCCCTCATTCAAGAAAATATATTATGTAATTGGTGGCtaatcagagaaggttcattcagATGATCGCCAGTAGGGAGGAATTGTGTTATCAGGCAAAGTTAAACACGTTCGTACTCTAatgattggaatttagaagaatgaagggtgatctcattgaagcacatATAGTCTTCTtatggggcttgacagggtgagtttgagaggatgtttctgctGGTGGACAGTCTCAGATTAGAGGACATAGTCTCATAATAAATGTTTGCCAATTCAAGTGTCagaagagaaggaatttctcctcacagatgtttTGTgggtctttggagctccttgtcACAGGGAGCTGTGTgggtagagtccttgtgtatatttccaattgaggtggatagattcttgatcagcaggggagtgaaaggttatggggaaaggacagcAAAATGGGTGAGGAATGTTAGATAAGCCATGAttctactgaatggtggagcagacttgagggatcAAACGATCTAATGCAGTTTCTATTTCATGTGGTCTTATGGGCACCTGAGTGATCTATCATCAGTTCTGGTTTAAATTCACATACTGACTTTTCATAACTACTCATTTTTTCAATTTAAGGTACATTGGAATTATACAACAAGAAAGGGCTATTCAGGCCATCGTGTCTGTGTTGACTCTTTGAAGGAACTCTCCAAATTAGTCCCTTACACCAGATTTTTCCAACATAACCCATCAAACCAGTTCTCTTTAAGCAAATATATGGAACCCAATTCACCTTTCAAGATGTTTGGTTCAGATCTTAACACCCCTTGCCTGATAAACAGTATTTAATTTCCCCTGTAGTACTTAAGTAAATTACCATACGTCTGTAACCTTGTGTTATTGACCCAAATGAAAcaattttcctttatttgttcTCCCAAAGCCCTCACACTTTTAATCCCATTTCCAAATATGGTTATAACCATGATGGCTAAATTGTACATTTTTTTCACAAAGCACTGGATTGTGCTCTGGGCAGTGAACAAATAGCATTAACCATTTCCTGCTGTATACTTGTCCATAAgtttccaaatcatttctatactGGAAATACAATCTGTTAGTCAATTGCCTAAAAACTTATTATCATCAATAGGACACCTACAATCTGTGGGAACAGAACAACAATTCTACATGGCCTTAATCAATTAATCAAATTAAAGAGTTGTGAATGAGCAGCATACTGTCTAAATTAATAAATGTCGATTTGAATGCTGAACTCTATATCAAGCACATACGTAGACTAGATGGAAACAAAAGTTGAATGTAGAAGGACAATCATGAAAGGATCAAAAATAAAAAATGAATGGAAAATTTATCTTTTATTTCTGAGAATTCTAGAGAATAATTAAAATCTGAATGGACCCTACTTGCAAAAGTTTGCTTTCAATGCCAGAGGGTCTGTTTATGTGTAATTAAAATATACCATGCTCTTAAATGGACAAATACAGTAGAATGGACAAACAATAACTTCTGAGGAAATTAACTTGCATCTATTAGTTATTTGCAGCAACATGACACCGTTGTATTTGGGAGGTGATTGAATTAAATAGCACCATGCCATGTTCTGGAAAAAAATGGAGGAATGTTGTCTGGGACAGCCACCTGTAAGCTATCCACAAATCTGTGTGATCGTCAAATGTTACGATTACATTTTCAAGTACCCTCGGCTGTACACTGCGAGCCGCATCATTATCTCCACAGCTTCTGACAGCGGTGTGGGGAATAATGACTTGTCCATCTGACTCCTGGCAATCGCCTGCGGATGTTACTGAGAACATTTTGCGCTATGGTAAAGATTTCCGATCTTtatggtttgaatgaaatgataATAACAATCTTAGACACTAACATCAATGCTGAGAGACTTACCTAGGGCAGTTGCCTTGTCCACTGTCAGCTTGCAACTAAGGTTTTAGGGTTGGTCTCAGAGCATAACATTTGATCGGAAATCCTCGAAATTTTACTGAATGTCTTCATGGCTCTGTCTGCTTGCCCAAACCCATCAGCATTTCTCTGCCCCTTCCCGCTTGAAATGCATATTCCTATTTATAAGTTTGCAATGCTATGAAAATGAAGCCATTCTTGGGATTACTGTAACAAACTGCCTTTATTAAGTGCCTCAGCTGATGCACATAAGAGCCTGTCGTTGATAAGATGGCTTGTGAAACCAGACTGATATCGGGAGAAGCTACTATTTTGATACGGAAATGAATTTTATTCCTCCCACCGTAACTTGGTAGGAATTGTGATAAGTGGTGTGTAAATCACGAGTCTTTCCTGTGCAAAATAGTGACCGTTCCCATCCTCTGAGAGCCAATTCATAAGGCTATAACTGTAAAACACATGATGCGTGAGTGTGTTATACAAACTCGCGCCAACTTGTACGTGTGGTGTAAAATATCGCCCGGGTTAAGCTATATGACTCAGTGGCTGCCAGCCTGATAGAAGAACAtctctcagaatgaaggggtTTCCTACTAATATCCTTGAGGTTTCTCATAAAGTTTTTTTTGAATGGGATGACTtattgttcaattaactgatgaGCAATCCTATTAATTGATTAAATCCACCATCGTAATGACTTAGTCCCTGAAATTCGGGTTATAATGATTACCATATAGTAATTCGTTTAATCTTATAGGTCAGTATTTACCAGTGATCAGATACAAACATCTACTTACTGCGCCTGTCGACACCGTGTCTGATACCTTGCTCTATATTAGAAACAGCTTTAGTTCGAGAGCACTTGGTGGACACTTTTGACCACAATTGTTCAATGACTCAGACGTGCATGTGATAGGTAGACTCAATAAATCttacccccctccacccccccaatTCAAAGCAGCGCAGAGATTGAAGTGAGTGTGCCAATAATGAACTGAACTGTCAAAACGGCTCTTCTTCAATAACCAGTATTACTTGTGTCTGGGCTCACGGAAGAGCCCACGAACTCTCTCTGCAAGGGCAAAGCAGGCAGTCGGGGAGCATTCCAGAGCCTCAGTGAAATGGACTTCCCCGGTGCCCGGTAAATTACACCGAGCCAGTGACGTGGAACCTCACAGAATTGCAACTCGCCTGCAAAACAACGCCGGACTTACTGGGAGGTGGGGAGCGAACACGGAGCTGCAGGAAAATGTATTGTCTGGGATTTGGGAATGACAGAACCGGCTACAAGGGACACTGAGCGGCGAAAACCATGAGCACAGCGGAGGTGATCCTATCGCTCTTCCTGGGAATTTTGATGATTGTGTCGTTGCTGTCCAATGTCTTGGTGCTGATCTGTTTTCTGTACAGCGCTGAAATCCGGAAACAGGTCCCTGGGATGTTCATCATTAATTTGACACTCAGTAACTTGTTGACGACTGTGCTGAACATGCCATTAACTTTAGTGGGGATCATCAACAAGGAGCAGCCAGCAGCCGACTCCGTCTGCCGACTCGTAGGCTTCCTGGAGACTTTTCTGATAACCAATTCCATGCTGAGCATGGCTGCTCTAAGTACTGACAGATGGATTGCGGTGGTTTTTCCATTAAGTTACAATTCTAAGATGCGTTACAAGGACGCTGCCATCATGCTGGGTTACACGTGGTTTCACTCTCTGTCCTTTCCTATTGTGGCAATCTGTCTATCCTGGGTCGGTTACAGCCGCCTATACGCCTCCTGTACTCTCTGCCAGACCCGAACTGACGATCAGACCCAATTTGTGGTTTTTACGGTAGTTTTTCACGCCCTCAGTTTTCTCCTTTCGTTAATAGTGCTATGTTTCACCTATCTGAAAGTGCTGAAAGTGGCGCGATTTCACTGCAAGAGGATAGATGTAATCACCATGCAAACGCTAGTGTTACTGGTGGACATTCATCCAAGGTAGGCAGCCCACACCGTGGGTCTGGTCCGACAGCATTTACTGCTCTGTTTTcgaataaagaaataaatgtgCATGAATGTAGTTTAGAGTTTATATCATTTTTGCAGTGATCCTCCTTGTAGGCattgacaaacacacacacacacatttttacCAAATAGCAAATGAGGATGTCCTGATGTGTGTGTACAGGTTATGACTAAGGTGTTGTTGTAATTTATAGTCATGTTTGTATTTTACTATATTCTAAGACATTATTTGCATCCCTGGGTTACTTTTGATTCCCACAGGacactccctctcttcctgcACGTTTGTATTTTTGAGGATACATACCTCCCGTACAGTTGCTGTTGCCCAGGCTATTCATCTGCAAATGACGGACATATTCGAGAAAGTTAATGAAAATGAAGTCGTCGTCCTGTGTGCGCTGTGCTAGTTCTGCAGATTTCTGCGTCGGCTGACGTATCCAAGCAGCCCACGCTCGCAACAATATCAgaagataaaaataaaaaaaaacatgctaACATTATGCACTCTGCAATAAACCTACAAAGCATAACAAAAAGAACGATTTCTAACAGTCTTCCTTTTTAAAATCCCAGTATAAACGGAGTGTATCAATTATGTAGATACACATGCCACAGAATGAAGTGCCTTGATACAAGTGGTGCTCCTGAATTTATACCCCAACGTCTCAAATTAAGGGTAACATTTGTAATGgtcaagtttcaaaacatttgTTATTATGAAATTGCTGGACTGGGAGGAATCCCCACGACATGTCATTTTCAAGAGCTCAGATCGGTGATTTCAGCAGAGTGGATTGCGGGATGTTGTTCTGCAAATTCATATTCCCCCATGCGACCTCAGTTGATCACACTTTCTAAAATAACCCAACGACAAAATACCACGCGGGGAATATCAGATTACCACAATTCTGATGAAAAGGGTGCGCTGACAAATTCTCTTTTTTGATATTATCCCAAGTATTCGATGAATCTGAGAATTTTTGGTTTGAAATCCCTCTGATATGATTTACCACCATTTTTTGTCTTAATTTCATTGGATCTTTTCGGCCTCCAAACAGACGAGTAATAATATtgtcacccacacacactgttaCCGTTATGATTGTGATAGGACCCTTTTCCAGCAAATCCTTACGTGTTTGAGTCGGGTTTATTTGACTTTAAAGCTTCTCCTGTTTCTTGctgcttattttttaaaaagcctttacCTTTGTCAAATGCACCAAAATTGGTCTTCATGTTACAGAAAATgctcaaattaaaagaaaacagtaaTCATAATTGACATTTAAGTTTCAGCTTGAGATGAAATGCAATGAACTGGTAGTACATCATCATGTGTTACAGCTTCATATTAATATTGAAACAGAAAAACACGTGGCTTTGAAATTTGTTTCTGAAGTTGTCTCTGAAGGAATATAGTTTTCATCTTAAACCCCAGATCAAAAGTGGACAATGGACTCTGGTTTATTTAAACACAATTTCTGGAATAAGTCAAACTTTGAAGAACTCTATTTTAAAAAGTGTGATAATGGAAAGTTGGCTCAAAAAAGGACAGGACTGAGTGCTAAATCTTTCAACCTCTATCACATTCAGAAAAGTTAGGAAGAGGGAGAATGGAGGAGAGGCGATAGTGTTGATTAAGGAGTGGAGTACTGAAGAGCATACCCTACATTGTTGAAGGACAACACTGATTTGGTGAGAATAAGATTGAGTGGTGCAGTATTTATAAAGTATCTGTAATGGGGGACTTCAATTAACCAAATGTACATTGAAATACTGGGAGTGCAGGGACGAAGAATTCCTAAAGTGAATTCAGTAGAATTTTCTGCCAAAGTGTATTTCTAATGGAGGCATTGTTAGGCCCCCATTCTTGGGAATGAGGTAGGCCAAGTGAACCCAGTGTCAGTAGGGTGACATATAGGAATAATGATGCTTATGTTATAAACTTTAAGTAGACAATTAGAAAGTACAAGGAAAAATCTAGAGTAAGAAGAAATAAATAGGAGAAAACCAACTGCAAATGAGGTGCAAATAGATCTGTCCATGATAAATTGCAATCAAAGATTGGCACAATTGACTGTATTTGAACAATAGGCTGCCTTTAACAAAGAGTTAATTCTGGCCCAGTCAAGGAATATGAAGCAGAAAGAAAGTGTTAGATGTCAGATGATTAAAAAATTGAGAACTAGTTCTCAATATGGCAGGGTTATAGACAAAGTCAAAACCTGAAAGCAAAAGGAGTGTATGGAAAGAGATAGTTAGTTAATGTGAATGAGAATCTAAAAACCTTCAGTAGGCATTTCAGTAACAAAAGAGTGGGAAAAGGAGTgtgagtgatagtgggaactgcagatgctggagaatccaagataataaaatgtgaggctggatgaacacagcaggcccagcagcgtctcaggggcacaaaagctgacatttcgggcctggacccttcatcaaaaggAGTGTGATCATTTTGGATCTAAAAAGGGATTTCcatgtggacacaatgggcaaaaaTGAgttactaaacaaatattttgcatttgtctttaCTAAGGAAGAATATGCAGAACAAGTCACAGTGAGATAAGGGTAGTTGAAGCATTTTAACAACAATATCAAAAAATAGCTCTTAAATGCACTGACTATGCTTAAGTTGATAAATTTCCAGGATAAAATGAGATGCATTCAAGGATTCTGATGGATTTTGCAAAAGCACTGGCCATAATTTTCTGATCAGTCTTAAATAGAGGGTTGGTGCTAGAGGACTAGAATGGCAAATGCTATACCATTGTTCAAAAATTACTGTAATGACAAACTGAGCTACAAGCCAAGCATTTTAAATGTGACAGTgggaaaattttttaaaaagataattcAGAACAAAATTCACTGTCGGTCGGGAAAATGAACATTAGTTAACGAAAGCCAACACTGATTTGTTAAAGGCAAATGCTGTCTATTTAACCTGCATTGCATTCATTTTTGATGAAGTGATAGAAAGGGTGGTTGAAGGCAATGTAATTGATATGGTGTTCATGGAATTCCAATTGGCAATTAATGATGTatgtcataatttttttttgacaaattaGCATTCATGAAATGCAAGAGGCAGTAGCAACATAGATGCAGAGCTTAATAATTGGTAATAATGGTGAATGGTTATTGTTTGGACTGGAGGAACATTTATTGTAAAAAATTGTGGATAACATAAAACATGGAAGAGTTGTGCATGGTGAGGAGACAGTCTAAAAATTCAGAAGTTTGTTCAAATAGGTGGGCAGGTAACAGACTAAAAATAACGCATGTAAATTTGAAACTACTAATTTTGGCATGAAGATTGAAGAAATGTGACGTAAAAGAATGGGTATCATTATAGGAGGGTGCAAGAAAAGAGGAACTTATGGACATATATGCACAAATCACTGAAGGTAGCATGGACATTTGAGTAAGCAAATAATAAGGCCAACTGAATCATGAGTTTTATAAAGATATGCAAAAAGCATGAGAGCAAGTTATCTTTGATAAATCAATATAAAGTGCTGTTTCAGCCTCAACTGGAGAATTGTAGGCAGCTCTGTGCACTATACTTTAGGAAAGAGCAAGAGAGGGCTATTTGGTCCTTTGAACCTGCGTTACCATTCAGTTTGATCGTAACTCAGactctatctcaatgccacattccttgtttctccccataacccttgataggTTTAAAATCTGAAAATGTATCTATGcttttcttgaatacattcaatgacttggcttccacagccttttgtTGTAGGGAATTCTATAGGCTAACTACCCTttcagcaaagacatttttcgtCATCTCAATACTAACTTGCCGgtcccatatcctgagactgtgtctcctgcttctagactccccagtcagggaaaacatcctctctgtatctagtctgtccagcccaATTGgaattttatacgtctcaattgGATTtccctgtcatccttctaaactatgGTGAATGCGAGCCCAATCAAACAAGTCTTTTCTCATTGGACAGTCCTGCCATTTCTGTATCAGTCTGCTGTACTTCTGCAGCAATCCCTTTATGACAAGCCTATCTTTTCTTAGGTAGGGAAGGCTGTGAGTACATCAGAGTACCAAAAAAGATTCAGAAGAAAGGTCTGCATGATGGGAAGTTATGTGTGAATTGGAGAAGCTGGAGATCATTTCTTAGAATGAGAGAACAGTAAGAAGAGATTTGATACAGAGCTTCAAAGTCATAAGCAATCTAGACAAAAAATAATGTGCAAAAACTGTTTCAGTAAGTCGGAGGATTGGAAGCAGAGATCACTGGCTTAACGTGATTGGCAAAAAAAGCAACAAAGGTATGAAGAAAACATTTTAGGacttggaatgtactgcctgaaacAATGGTGCAAGCAGTTTCAGTGAGGCATTCAGAAGAAGTCTGAATAATTGCCTGAAGAGAAATAATTTTCAGGGCTGCAAGAAAACCTGGTGTTAGTGAATTCCTCTTGCAGAAAGTCGGCATGGGTATAACAGGCCAATTGGCTGTGTTGTTACCATTTCAAGTTATGATGTGATTGACATTTATAAGAAATGCCTGCTATACTAACTAAAATAAAATCCATTGTTGGTCACTTCTGTAAATATACTTTTAGTAAAATGTGTTGACCAAAAACCTGAAGGAAAAGAAATATATTCATTGAACTATTCCATGTCCAATCCCTAAATGAAATCTCTTTAGCAATTGGAGTATCTTTTTAAGCATCAGCCCAATTTCATCACGTAGCCTTTGAACTATATTATGTAGTTTGAATAAAGACATATCTCCTGTACCTGTGGGTTTCTCTACACGTTTTTAATAATTGAAGAAAACGATATGAACAACAACGAGAATCATATAGTGCATTTATCTTTGTAAAATACCTCACTGTGCTTCACTGCAGTGTTAAAAAAGCACAAATTATGACAGACCACATAAGGCAGCATTAGAATAGGTAAACAAAATTTTGGTCACAGTGTTAGattttaaggaatgtcttaaaaGAGGTGAGATAATTTGAGATGCAGAAAAGTTTACAGAAGTTCCTGTAAGTTAACcaggacaaatgtgaagtgatgcatttggaaggtcaagtataggtagaaat
The nucleotide sequence above comes from Stegostoma tigrinum isolate sSteTig4 chromosome 20, sSteTig4.hap1, whole genome shotgun sequence. Encoded proteins:
- the gpr26 gene encoding G-protein coupled receptor 26 is translated as MSTAEVILSLFLGILMIVSLLSNVLVLICFLYSAEIRKQVPGMFIINLTLSNLLTTVLNMPLTLVGIINKEQPAADSVCRLVGFLETFLITNSMLSMAALSTDRWIAVVFPLSYNSKMRYKDAAIMLGYTWFHSLSFPIVAICLSWVGYSRLYASCTLCQTRTDDQTQFVVFTVVFHALSFLLSLIVLCFTYLKVLKVARFHCKRIDVITMQTLVLLVDIHPSVRQRCLEEQKRRRQRATKKISTFIGTFILCFAPYVITRLVELAVSAPINPYWGILSKCLAYGKAVSDPFVYSLLRHQYKKTWMDIINRLLKRSSLNSSALTGETPNNNFVQTTE